The Anaerolineales bacterium nucleotide sequence CCTGCTGAGGCGCGTGTCGGGTGTGGCGCTGCTGGAGAAGTCGATGGAGACGCGGCCCGGGTACAAGGAGTACATCGAGCGGACCAACGCGTTTATCCCGGGCCCGCCGAAGAAGCGCGGGGATCGAGCATAGATGCGACAAGCTGGTTGTGATCGTCTTGCACGCACCTGCCCTCGGCGTGCTTTTCAGCGTGGGTGCTCTGGGGGGGCATTGAGGGTCTTCACACTCAAGTTGACAAAACGACGCTGGACCCCCGATAAAACCACTCGGGGGTGACGATCCCGGCAGGCCGGAGCTCAACGAGGCGCATCGGGAGCGGGATCTGCAATCTGATCCGGGTAATTGTCTCCGTGCCTCTCCGTGCTCTCCGTGGATAGGATACGGCGTGTCCGACTTTCTGTAATCCGGCTGGTCCTGGTTAGGAAAGGAGAATCCATGAACCTTGCCAAAGCAATCGCCCTGCTCGGCCTGCTGGCGATGACCGCGGTCCTGATCTACGGCTTCGCCGCCGGCGATTTCGCCGCCGACGGCGCGATAATCCTCGCCAATCCGTGGGGGATCGTCTCGTTGGTCGATCTCTACGTCGGGTTCGCGCTGTTCTCGTGCTGGATCGTCTTCCGCGAGAAGGCGTGGCTCCCGTCGGTCGCCTGGGTCATCCTCATGATGGTGCTGGGGTTCTGGACCGGCGCGCTCTACACCTTCCTCGCCCTGCAATCCAGCGGCGGGGATTGGAAAAAATTCTGGTACGGGAAACGCGCTTGAGGCGGAGGGAAAACTATGGACATCCTGCAGATTCTGAAAATCGTCGCCGCGCTGGCGACGGTCGCCACCGGCCTGATCTCCCTGGTCAAGCCGCGTGCGATCAAAGGCTTTACCGGGCTCGAGGCGACCGGCCCGCGCGGGATCACCGAAATCCGAGCCGTGTTGGGCGGCTTGTTTATCGGCTTGGGGCTCGCGCCGTTCATCCTCGCCGTGCCGCAGGTCTACCAGATGCTGGGAATTGCATACCTGGCGATCGGAGCGGTCCGCGCCGTCTCGATGGTCCTCGACCGCTCGGTGGTGCAATCCAACGTCATCAGCCTGGCGGTGGAGATCGTCTTCGGCGTCATCCTGGTGCTCTGACCGTACCGCCCTTGCTCCTTTCCTATCACCCGCGCTCCCCGATCGCCGCCCCCCGCTCCTTCGGGCCGTCGGCGGAAGCCGGTTGCGGGTTGCGCCGGGGCGGGTTTTCCTATATTCTCGGTTGGTGATTCGGGATCGAGCAGACAAACGGAGGGGCCTCCCCGGAGCGGGGAGCGTCCAAAAAAAAGGAGGAAATCATGGCAAAGAAGAAAGCTGCCGCGAAAGCCAAGGTCAAGGCCGTCAAACGGGCGGTCGCCGCCGTTCCCAAAGCCGCGGCCAAGGCCGCCGCCGTACTTCCGGTGGCGGCGGCGTCGGAGCGGACCTACACCGGCCTGCGGATTTTCAACGCCGTCATGGGCTGTCTGCACCTCGTCCAGGGCGTCTTCATGTGGGCGATCAGCAACGACACCGCTTACCCGGTGTTCACCAACTTCCTCAAGTTCGATACGGTTTCGAAGACCCTGACCCCCAATCCCACCCAGGCCTTCGAGGTGCGCTTTGGGCCGGCGGTGGCGGTCTTCCTGCTGATCTCGGCCGTCGCCCACTTCTTCCTCTCCACCGTCGGGTACCGCTGGTACGTGGCCAAGCTTAAGCAGGGCATGAACCCGGCGCGGTTCTACGAGTACGCGCTCTCCTCCTCGCTGATGATCGTCCTGATCGGGATGCTGGTGGGGATGACGGACCTGGGCGCGCTGATCCTGATCTTCGGCATCAACGCGATGATGAACCTGTTCGGGATCCTGATGGAACTGCACAACCAGACCACGCCGAAGACCGATTGGACCTCGTTCATCTACGGCTGCATCGCCGGGATCGTCCCCTGGATCGTCATCTTCCTTTCGTTCTACGGGGCGCTCGGATCCTCCGACGCCAAGCCGCCGGCGTTTGTCTACGCCATTGTCCCGACCATCTTTGTCTTCTTCAACATCTTCGCGGTCAACATGTTCCTGCAATATAAGAAGGTCGGGCCGTGGAAGGATTACCTCTTCGGCGAGCGGATCTACATCGTCCTGAGCCTGCTGGCCAAGACGGCGCTCGCCTGGCAGATCTGGGCCGGCACGCTGCGGCCGTAGGAGGTATCTCTGGAAGGTTGCTCGTTTTTCCATCCGAACCGGGATGAATCCCGGCGCTGGAATATGATGCCCCCGCTCGAAATCCGCGGGGGCATCGCTTTCCAAGGAGCTGTTGAAAAAATGGGCAAGGACGGCTTTTTTGGCTGATGCCCTGCATTCGTTGGATCGTCATTCCCGCGTGGTTTTAGCGGGAATCCAGGGGTGGAAAGAACTGGACGCCCGCTAGATACACCCTCGCTGTGCATACATGGCGGCTTGCGTGGTTTTAGAAGCCGCCATGCTTCGCAAGGGCTGGCGCGGGCATGAAGATCACTTGGTGCGCTTTGGTAAAAATGGACAGCCTTGTGATGGACTGTGCCGGAAGGAAACCCGGCGCTGTGGCGGGCCGATGAAATCCTAATCCTGCTTTTGCTGCAGGAGCACCGTTTGGGTCGGGAAGGGCATCTCGATCCCGGCTTGTTCAAGGGCTGCTTTTATCTTGGTGAAGGCCATATCTCTGGCGGCAATGAAATCCCCTTTTTCCATGTCGAGCCAGAAATAAAGGGTCAGATGAAAAGCCGAGTCGCCGAAAGCGCTGAATACGACGGAGGGCGCGGGGTCCGCCAGCAGGCCGGGGATGGAGCGTATCGCTTCGAGGATCGTCCGGCGGGCCTGCTCGGGATCGCTGTCGTAGGCGATGCCGACCGGTACGTCGATCCTCCGGTCTTTCGCCCGGGTGAAATTCGTGATCGTGTGCGAGAGCACGTCCGAATTGGGGATGATGACGATCCGGCCGTCCCAGGTGCGCATTTCGGTCGTGCGCATGTTGATCGCCAGGACCGACCCGCTGTAATCCGCGACCTCGATCGCGTCGGACACGTTGAACGGCTGTTGGATCAGCAGGATGACGCCGGCGACGAAATTCTGCATGATGTTCTGCAGCGCGAAACCGACCGTGAATCCGAGGATCCCCAGGCCGGCCAGGAACGCGGTCACGTCGAAGAAGCGCTGCAGGGCGGTGATCAGCCCGACGGCGAAGATGCTCCAACGCGCCAGGCGGGTCAGCAGCAGGGTGATTTCCGGATCGGCCTTCTGCCGTTTCAACACCTTGGAGAGCAGGTTTCCGGCCAGGCGGGCCAGAACGATGCTGGCGCCGAGGATCAACAGGGCTTCCAATATTGTCGGCAACAGGTCGATAGCGCCGTCGGCGAGGTTTTCCAGGAATGTCGTCATGCTGCTCCTCCATAATGCTGTGGGTTGCGCCCCTCGGCGGGTTTGCAGAGCAAGGGGCAATGCCGTAAGCGGATCGGACGAATGAACGGCGGGTGAAGGCCGGATGCGCGGCGCGGGTCTGGCCGGCACTCGGCCTCCGCCGGATGGAATTCAATCCCGCCGTCTGCATCGGCAGGTGTGTGCGGTCCAAGGCCGGAATCCGCCGCTTGCTGCATTATGCCCTATCATCCATGCGGGATCAACTCGCCGGTATTTGATCCTGCGGAATTCCAATTCGAGATCCGCTTCCGCCCCCTCTGGCCCAATGAGGAATCCTGCCCCGTTAGGTGGTCTTCCTAACAAGGGGGAACGGAGGCGGGGGAGGGAGGACGGGAGGCTTCTTGCGTCCACTTGGAACCTGCTCTTTCCCCTGCAGTCCCCCCATTCCGAAGGAATGGGGGGAAGTGCTTTTGGGGGGAGGGTAGGAGGGGTGGGATGGGATAGTTTGGCGGGTGGATGGCTTCCCGAGTTCTCGTCCCGAACCCACCGCCCACAACAGGAACAAGTAGAATCCGTCCGATTCGAAGGAGGAGCCATGTATTCCATCCGGGTGAAAAAATATTACACCGAGACGGTGCGCAAGGAATGGAACCGGCTGGTCCGCGGCCCCTACTTCCGGCTGGAATTCGAAACCACCATGCACTATCTGAAGAAATTTCTTCCGAAAAGTGGGCGGATTCTCGATGCCGGCGGCGGCCCGGGGCGGTATACGATCGAATTGGCCAGGCGCGGTTACCGGATGACTCTCCTGGATCTCGCGCCCGCCAATCTGGCCTTCGCCCGGCGCAGGATCCGCGCCGCCGGCGTGCAAAACCGGGTGGAGGGGATCGTCGAGGGTTCGATTACCGACCTTTCGGGGTTCGCGGACGGCACATTCGATGCGGTGATCTGCACCGGCGGCCCGTTGTCGCACGTCCTGGATGCACGGCGGCGCGGCCGGGCGGTGAAGGAACTGATCCGCGTGGCGAAGAAACGCGCGCCGCTGTTCGTCTCGGTGATGAGCCGCCTGAGCGTTCAGCTGATCGAGTTGGCGTTGTTCCCTCACGAAATCGAGATGCCGTTTTTTAAGGTCGCGCGCGACACCGGCGATTACCCGGGAATGTGCGGTTTCACGGCCTGCCATTTCTTCCTGCCGGAGGAGCTGGAGCAGGCTTTCACGGGCAAGGGTGTGCGGATCCTGGAAATGATCGGCTTGGAGGGGCTCAGCTCGCGCCAGTACCGGGCGGTGAACGCGCTGGCCAGGCATCCGAAGCGCTGGCGAGTCTGGCTGCAGACGCACTTTCTCACCTGCGCCCATCCCGCGGTGGTCGGGATGAGTGAACACATGCTGATTGTGTGCCGCAAGGAGCCCGTCTGAAGGGATCCGATCAGGCGGGATGTCCGGCGCCGATTAATTTTTCAGGAAACCACTATCCTGCGCGGCGCCGCCGGCAATTCCCTTTTCCCTCGCCGGCGCCAAGGGAGATCGTATTTAACCTCCGCCGAATGGACGATCTTCGCCGGTCGCATCAGCCTCAGCCTCCAAGGCGGGCCCATGTCGACTCGGAATCGCATTTTTAAGACTTCCCAGTCGCTGATGCTTGCCGTTTTACTCCCCGCAATATTCGCCTGCCCCCCCCTTTTTCTTACACTCGCACCGGCCGCAACCCCGCGGATTGCGGAAACGGCTGGCGCGCCGACGGTGGAATCATCCATGCCCGCGGCGTCCGCCGAGCCCTGGACCGCGGAAGCTTGGCCGTATCCGGCGATCGATCCGGCCGAACATGGACGGATCGGGATCGCTTTCTTTCGACGGTTTGACCGCGCTCTACGACGAAGCCCGGTGCTTCGACGAAGCGTGGTTTGATTTTCGCCCAAGACCGCCTCCCGGAGCGGTTCCCGATCCGGTCGTGTCGGGAGGTTTTCGAATTCGGCATCGGCACCGGATGGATTGCGCTTCCCTTGGCGGCGCGCGGCGATAGCATCACGGGAAATGCCCGCGGTGCAGCGCGCTCGATTGCGGGGCCTGCCCGCGCCGCCTCAGCTGGCGTACGCGTGGGCCGATTCCGTCCGCCTTCCGTTCCCCGACGGCCGGTTTGATCTGGCTGTGGCGGTGCATCTTTTTATTTTTTCCCGTCCGTGAAAGCCGGCTGCTGAGGAGCTCTTGCGTGTCGTCCGGCGGGCGGTGGCCGTGATGCTGATGGATACCGGTACGGGCATGGAGATCCCGTAGTACAAGGAAAGCCAAAAGGAATTGTGCGCGGATATGGGACATCCGATCCCTGCCCAGGGCGCAAGCGGCACTCGGGAGATTGTGGAGCCTTTCGGGGCTCTGGGCTTCCGTGCGGAGTGTGTCCGCGACCGCTGGAAATGAACGGAGCGGATACCGGTGGCCACGGCCGTCGGATATGTCCGGGCGCGGGCCTATTCCTTCACCATTCTGGTCCCGGAGGATGTCCACCGCCGGGTCGTCGAAATCCTTGCGGCGCGGGGCGGCCTGGACGCAACGGCGGAGATCCCGAACCAGGTGTAGTTGGTCGTGATCCGGCGGCCCCAGGGCAACTCATCGTCGGCCGGCATTTCGGGTAGAATGACGCCGTTTCCTGGCGCCGTGCTCTCCCCGGGGAGGGCGCCGGTGGGGATTCATGCCATGCGGCAGATGCTGTTCATCGCCGCGCTGTTTGTCTTCGTCGTCCTGGCCTTGAATGGCGAATGGCATCTCCTTCCCAGCCCGGCGGAGATGGGCTTTGCGGCGGCGCGGCCGCTCGCGGAGGAAGCGGAGCGAGGACGAGGGGCGGGCGGGAGCCGCTGACTGGCTGTAGGGGGCGGCGGGACCGGGCGCGTCCGTCCTCCAACTGACCGGTTTCTTTTCGTTGCTGTTGTCCGAACCGAAAGGAGATCCAATGTCCGATCACCAAACCCGCACCGAAGAATTCGTGATGAGCGGCGATGCGCTGCTCACGAAGATTAAAGAGCTTCTGCATGAGGGCAACATCCGCCGGATCCTGATCAAGGACGACGCCGGGAAAACGCTGATCGAGTTTCCGGTCACGCTGGGCGTGGTCGGGGCGATTGTGGCGCCGCAGTTGGCGGCGATCGGCGCAATCGCCGCGCTGGTCGCCAAATGCACGCTGGTGGTGGAAAAGGACTCTTAACCCCGGTCCACACTCGTGTATTGCGGGTTTAGGGAGAGGCCGGGAATGAGGAGATGCCATGCAGCCCAACCCCTTTCTACGCAAACTTGGTTTCTCGGATACGGACCGCGTAGTGGTCATTCACGCCGACGACATCGGCCTGTGCCACGCGAGCGTCGCCGCCATGGAGGGCTTGATGGGCGCCGGGATCGTCTCCTCGATGTCGGCGATGGCCGCCGCACCGTGGTTCCCGGCCGCGGCCGCCTTCTGCCGTTCGCATCCCGAGATCGACATGGGATTGCACTTCACGCTGACCAGCGAGTCGGAGGTCAGCCGCAGCCGTCCGTTTTCGACTCGCGACCCGGCCTCCGGGCTGGTGGACGGGAGCGGTTTCTTCCACCAGAAAGCGGAGATCCTCTATGCGCGCGGCAAGCCGGCGTCCGTGCTGGCGGAGCTTAAGGCGCAAATGGATTATGCGCAGGCATCCGGCATCGATCTGACCCACGTGGATTCCCACTGCCTGACCGCCTGGGCCCCGAAATTTCTTCCGGCCTACCTGCAGGAACCGGCGCGCCGAGGGCTTCCTTCCTTGTTTCTCCGCGCCGAGCGCCTCGACGGGAAAGCCGCCGGGGCGGAGGTGAAAAAGGCCGAGGCGTACGGACGCTGGACCGGGATTCTGGAATCGCGCGGATGGCCCGTCTTTGACCGCTTTGAGATGATGCCGCTGGACCGCGCCGACGACCGGATCGGCGAAGCCCGACGGAAATTGTCGGGGCTGCCGCCGGGCCTGACATATTTCGTGATCCATCCCGCCGCCGACACCCCCGAGTTGCGCGCCTTTACGGGAGATTGGAAGTGCCGGGTGGCCGACTACCGGGCTTTTACCAGCTCCTCCCTGCGCGGCTTCCTCAAGCGATCCGGCCTTCGGGTGGTCGGTTGGCGCGCGTTGCGGGATGCCGTCCGCAAAAAGTAAATCCCTCCCGCCCCTTCCCGCATCCGCAGGCGCGCCGTGGATTTGGAGGAGGGAGGGAATGGAAGAGGGAACCATGCCCGGAAAGAAATGCAAAATCACCGTCATCCGCAAGGACTTTCATGAGGATCTCTACCGGCAATGTCCCGCCGGACCTCCCGGTCCGTGCGGCCTGTTGGAAGTCGGCCGGGTTTTCGTCACCGATAGCGAGTGGTCTCCGCCGGAAGGGCTTTGCCCCTGGGCTTGGGCGGATATGCGTTCCATCATCCAAGGCAAACACGCGGGCGATCCGCAAGTGAAAATCGTTTCCTGCACGGACGGATTGCGGCCGGTGCTTTTTAAATTGGAATGCATCGAAGGATAACCCCTGCCTTTTTTCGGCCGGAGTCGCGAAGCATATCCGCGAATCGGATATATAATGAACTACCGATCGGCCTGCCCCCCGCTTCCCCCGCTTCCCCCGCTTCGCGAGGGCAGGCGCGAGGGCAGGCGCCAGGGCAGGCGCGAGGGCAAACGCAAGGGCAAGCGCGAGGGTGGGCGCAAGAGCGGGTGCGGGGTAATCCTCAACCCGCGAGGATCGAGGGAGTGATGGCCGCCGGGCGATGGAATGCCCGCGAAGCCCAGGCATGAATGCGGAACTCCGCCTCCTGCGAACGTCGTTGGGTATCGGCGGATCGGTCGTCGCCGCCGCGGCGCTGTTGCTATTGTTCGCCCCCTCGGACCCGGCGCCGGCTTTCGTTTCCAGCATCCTCCCTCTTCTGCTGAGCCTCGCCGCCGCCGTCATGGCCGGCGGGGTTTTCTTCCGGCACCGCAAAGACGCCGCCGGGGCGAAGATCTGGGGGGCGATGACCCTCGGACTGGCCTGCTGGTCCCTCGCCGAGGGGGTTTGGGCCGGGCTGTATGCCGGGACGGGAGGAGAAGTCCCCGTCCCGTCCGCTGCCGACCTCTTTTGGCTGATCGGATACCTGCCGCTGGGCTTCTCCATCGCATATCAGTATTCGTTGTTGCGGGCGACGATCCCGCGTTCGGGAAGGCTGTGGCTGGGCGGCATCCTGACCGGATTGGCGGTCGTCCTGGCGGCCGCGATCATGCTTCCGGTCTTCGCCGATCCATCCTCCGGACCGGCGCTCCAGGCGGCGGTCTCCGTCGCGTATTCGCTCGGCGATATTGTTGTGTTGTCGTTCGCCCTGGCGCTGGTGTTTGTCTTTTTCGGCGGGGATTTGGCGCTTTCGTGGGGCGTGATCGCCGCGGGGATTCTCCTGCATGCGGTTTCCGATCTGCTGTTCGGCTATGCCGAGTGGCATGGGCTCTACTACCCCGGCGGCCGTCTGAACGCGCTGAGCGCCGCCTTCGACCTCCTCTACATCGCCGCGTACGCCGTCTGGAACATCGGGTTGTTCCTCCGCTTGCGCCTCCCGGACCCCGGGACGGGCGTGGAGATCCGATCCTTCCTGCCCGAGCAAGGGAAGGATTTCCTGCTGATGGCGGATAAGGACGGCCGGGTCGTGTTCCTCGATCCCGCCCTGGCGCGTATGCTTGGGATGAGGGGGCCGGGAGAGGGGGTCGGCGTATCCTTCGGCAAGCTGGTCGGCCTGGCGGGCGGGTATGAACGCGCGGCGCTGCACAAGGCATCCAAAACCGGCCTCAGCGATGATTACACGGTTCTTCTCGGCCTTTTCCGCCGCAAGTACCGGTTGCGGGTGGTGGTTTCCAGCGATCCGTCGCACTTGCCGGGATACGACATCCTGATCCTTCCTGAAGAGTCCTCTGCCGCGCCGGAAACGGGCCGGGAGGATCTGCTTCTTGGCCGGCTTGCGGAAAGAACCCGCGAACGGGAAGTCCGCCGCCGCTTCTCCGGCGGGGAGGATCCCCTGCGATCGTATTGCGGAATCATGATCGAATTGCTGTATGTCCTTGTCGCCCGAGCGGCCGGCGCGGGGGTGGGAGCCGCGTTCGAGGGGGTTCTGGATCGCAAGGCGAGGGAAACGGGCATCGCGTTCGAATTGCGCCGGGGCCGCGTATCCTGGGGGGAGCCGGCGGCGAATCCCGGCGCCTACCGTCCGCTCCTCGACCAAGCCGTTTCCTATTCGCGCGAAATTTTGTCGGCGGAAGCCGTCGACCGCAAACTGCGGGAGATGGAGAAGTTCATCGACCCCGGAATCCTCCGGGAGGCGGACGCCGCCCGCCTGCGCGGCGATTGGCGCCGGAAGCGGGAATCCGGGAACGCCTCCGCCGCGTGATCCCTGCCCATGGAAAGGACGGACCCCCATGAAAATTTCGCCCGGCAGCTCGCTGGTGATGATCGGCGATTCCATTACCGAATGGGGACGGGAACAGCCGCTGGCCGATGAGGCCGACGGCCTGCTCGGCAGCGGCTATGTCCATTACGTCGACACCCTGATCGCCGCCGCCTATCCGGCTCACCGCCTGCGAATCTGGAATACGGGCATCGGCGGCAATACCGTCCGGGATCTGGCCGAGCGTTGGAAGCGCCATGTGCTGGATCTGCATCCGGATTGGCTGTCGGTCCTGATCGGGATCAACGACGTTTGGAGCCAATTCGACCTCGGATACCCTCCCGCGCGGCAGATCAGCTTGGAGGAATACGAAACGACCCTCGAGCGGCTGATCCGCGAAACCCGGCCGCAGTTGAAAGGGCTGGTCCTGATGACGCCGTATTTCGTCGAGGCCAACCGCGACGTCCCGATGCGCGCGATGATGGACCGCTACGGGAACGTGGTCCGGGCGCTGGCCAAAAAAAATCGGGCTGTGCTGGTGGATACGCAAGCCGCGTTCGACGCGGCGCT carries:
- a CDS encoding DUF4342 domain-containing protein — translated: MSDHQTRTEEFVMSGDALLTKIKELLHEGNIRRILIKDDAGKTLIEFPVTLGVVGAIVAPQLAAIGAIAALVAKCTLVVEKDS
- a CDS encoding DUF1475 family protein; translated protein: MNLAKAIALLGLLAMTAVLIYGFAAGDFAADGAIILANPWGIVSLVDLYVGFALFSCWIVFREKAWLPSVAWVILMMVLGFWTGALYTFLALQSSGGDWKKFWYGKRA
- a CDS encoding DUF4345 family protein, translating into MDILQILKIVAALATVATGLISLVKPRAIKGFTGLEATGPRGITEIRAVLGGLFIGLGLAPFILAVPQVYQMLGIAYLAIGAVRAVSMVLDRSVVQSNVISLAVEIVFGVILVL
- the heR gene encoding heliorhodopsin HeR, producing MAKKKAAAKAKVKAVKRAVAAVPKAAAKAAAVLPVAAASERTYTGLRIFNAVMGCLHLVQGVFMWAISNDTAYPVFTNFLKFDTVSKTLTPNPTQAFEVRFGPAVAVFLLISAVAHFFLSTVGYRWYVAKLKQGMNPARFYEYALSSSLMIVLIGMLVGMTDLGALILIFGINAMMNLFGILMELHNQTTPKTDWTSFIYGCIAGIVPWIVIFLSFYGALGSSDAKPPAFVYAIVPTIFVFFNIFAVNMFLQYKKVGPWKDYLFGERIYIVLSLLAKTALAWQIWAGTLRP
- a CDS encoding methyltransferase domain-containing protein, with translation MYSIRVKKYYTETVRKEWNRLVRGPYFRLEFETTMHYLKKFLPKSGRILDAGGGPGRYTIELARRGYRMTLLDLAPANLAFARRRIRAAGVQNRVEGIVEGSITDLSGFADGTFDAVICTGGPLSHVLDARRRGRAVKELIRVAKKRAPLFVSVMSRLSVQLIELALFPHEIEMPFFKVARDTGDYPGMCGFTACHFFLPEELEQAFTGKGVRILEMIGLEGLSSRQYRAVNALARHPKRWRVWLQTHFLTCAHPAVVGMSEHMLIVCRKEPV
- a CDS encoding ChbG/HpnK family deacetylase; the encoded protein is MQPNPFLRKLGFSDTDRVVVIHADDIGLCHASVAAMEGLMGAGIVSSMSAMAAAPWFPAAAAFCRSHPEIDMGLHFTLTSESEVSRSRPFSTRDPASGLVDGSGFFHQKAEILYARGKPASVLAELKAQMDYAQASGIDLTHVDSHCLTAWAPKFLPAYLQEPARRGLPSLFLRAERLDGKAAGAEVKKAEAYGRWTGILESRGWPVFDRFEMMPLDRADDRIGEARRKLSGLPPGLTYFVIHPAADTPELRAFTGDWKCRVADYRAFTSSSLRGFLKRSGLRVVGWRALRDAVRKK
- a CDS encoding mechanosensitive ion channel, with the protein product MTTFLENLADGAIDLLPTILEALLILGASIVLARLAGNLLSKVLKRQKADPEITLLLTRLARWSIFAVGLITALQRFFDVTAFLAGLGILGFTVGFALQNIMQNFVAGVILLIQQPFNVSDAIEVADYSGSVLAINMRTTEMRTWDGRIVIIPNSDVLSHTITNFTRAKDRRIDVPVGIAYDSDPEQARRTILEAIRSIPGLLADPAPSVVFSAFGDSAFHLTLYFWLDMEKGDFIAARDMAFTKIKAALEQAGIEMPFPTQTVLLQQKQD
- a CDS encoding SGNH/GDSL hydrolase family protein; translation: MKISPGSSLVMIGDSITEWGREQPLADEADGLLGSGYVHYVDTLIAAAYPAHRLRIWNTGIGGNTVRDLAERWKRHVLDLHPDWLSVLIGINDVWSQFDLGYPPARQISLEEYETTLERLIRETRPQLKGLVLMTPYFVEANRDVPMRAMMDRYGNVVRALAKKNRAVLVDTQAAFDAALMDAAADELADDRVHVNAVGHMILARAFLKAVDFLW
- a CDS encoding TIGR04076 family protein, coding for MEEGTMPGKKCKITVIRKDFHEDLYRQCPAGPPGPCGLLEVGRVFVTDSEWSPPEGLCPWAWADMRSIIQGKHAGDPQVKIVSCTDGLRPVLFKLECIEG